One window from the genome of Gambusia affinis linkage group LG14, SWU_Gaff_1.0, whole genome shotgun sequence encodes:
- the gmnn gene encoding geminin: MNSVGNVKQRSSNENIKSFSVPSQKAVGQQRQSLQVLQPSVVNKSLKSAQTGKVIPKRKRWILDESRGSKRVKVEVKATQTEEVDCVPDGLSKEAYELMVKETPPSSYWKEVAEERRKALYSVLQENEKLHKDIEARDEQISKLQSENEELQELAQHVQYMADMIERLTGKCPESLEEMKDIAFDAEEADPAEQEEADYSDEETSDHDEAGPSGLN, translated from the exons AGCTTCTCTGTACCATCTCAAAAGGCAGTTGGACAACAAAGGCAAAGCCTGCAGGTCCTCCAACCTTCAGTAGTCAACAAAAGTTTGAAATCGGCTCAG acaGGGAAAGTTATTCCTAAGAGGAAACGGTGGATACTGGATGAGTCAAGAGGTTCGAAGAGGGTTAAAGTAGAAGTAAAAGCcacacaaacagaagaagttgaCTGTGTACCAGATGGCCTGTCCAAAGAAGCATATGAACTTATGGTCAAAG AAACTCCTCCTTCATCGTACTGGAAAGAAGTAGCAGAAGAACGACGAAAGGCTTTGTACAGCGTCCTACAGGAGAATGAGAAG TTGCACAAAGACATTGAAGCCAGAGATGAGCAGATTAGCAAGCTCCAGTCTGAGAATGAAGAGCTGCAGGAGCTGGCACAACATGTGCAGTACATGGCGGACATGATTGAG AGACTGACTGGAAAATGCCCAGAGAGCCTGGAAGAAATGAAGGACATTGCATTTGATGCAGAAGAGGCAGATCCAGCTGAGCAAGAGGAGGCAGACTACAGTGATGAAGAGACGTCAGATCATGACGAAGCAGGACCCTCAGGATTAAACTGA